One genomic region from Maledivibacter sp. encodes:
- a CDS encoding PadR family transcriptional regulator encodes MKNKILRKLFLGFMEIHILYHAKKEPIYGIWMMKELEGHGYRVSPGTLYPLLNRMEREGLLSKREKNVDGRIIKLYRTTKLGEEILREAIEKASQLTHEVKEKGDDVDPV; translated from the coding sequence ATGAAAAATAAAATATTAAGAAAGCTTTTTTTGGGTTTTATGGAAATACATATATTGTATCATGCTAAAAAGGAGCCTATTTATGGTATTTGGATGATGAAAGAACTAGAGGGGCATGGGTATAGGGTTAGCCCTGGTACTTTATACCCCTTATTAAATCGAATGGAGAGGGAGGGATTATTAAGTAAGAGGGAAAAAAATGTGGATGGAAGAATAATAAAGCTCTATAGAACGACTAAGCTGGGAGAAGAAATTTTAAGGGAAGCAATAGAAAAAGCAAGTCAATTGACCCATGAAGTCAAGGAGAAGGGTGATGATGTTGATCCAGTTTAA